One window of the Chryseobacterium camelliae genome contains the following:
- a CDS encoding TonB-dependent receptor: protein MNRKIQILSIIFLGVSSAAFSQIKEEKLILNKKREPEVKKIEKKKTSVEVIKNYPPEEKSQNPVRYTITDVPTVSDFKTSTIQGEDVAPKFDATAQNNYFQFGMGNYGKILGDANISKTLENKLEVGGDVHVLSTNGLKKDYDWKSGQSTATIGAFLNSYGDKGKFNLNAEYDLDNYNYYGIYALQPSADVDLKQKVNQFKVNGYYDFYSNEILNDVRVKSSFVKDHFDAQENQVSILANFSKHAVELGKSGIVMNADLGVGLETVKTDFAIRDKNSSSFFNTNLTPKLTFRKGESYLMLGSSFTFLNAKNNNALMAEQMKNNKAYWFPQAEFQLAAAQEFKFYGGVDGGLKLNTYSDLLQQNPFILSDQYLRPTETQYHFYAGLRGDFDETVKYDFSAGYGKIRNMMFFQANGLFDNDYTLNRSAYNFANTFSAVYDDGNVSDIKGSVQYFPLANLSLDGEIRFQKYDLKNYEDIYNVPLLTASIGAKYTMLDKKLLLGFKGIFASDRTTNSYAIEAVQTPAAPSGMIFRSTEDRNDKVGGYADLNLSAEYKIHKNFSIFALGNNLLSSKYQTYKGYKVLGAQVLGGVKITF, encoded by the coding sequence ATGAACAGAAAGATTCAAATTTTATCCATCATATTTTTAGGGGTTTCATCAGCAGCCTTTTCCCAGATCAAGGAAGAGAAACTGATTCTTAATAAAAAAAGGGAACCGGAAGTAAAGAAGATCGAGAAAAAGAAGACTTCCGTGGAAGTGATTAAAAACTACCCGCCGGAAGAAAAATCCCAGAACCCGGTACGCTATACCATTACAGATGTTCCTACGGTTTCAGACTTTAAGACCTCAACCATTCAGGGCGAAGATGTGGCACCTAAATTTGATGCTACGGCCCAGAACAATTATTTCCAGTTCGGAATGGGGAATTACGGTAAAATCCTGGGGGATGCCAATATTTCCAAGACCCTGGAAAATAAACTGGAAGTAGGAGGGGATGTACACGTGCTCTCTACCAACGGCCTTAAGAAAGATTATGACTGGAAATCAGGGCAGAGCACCGCTACTATAGGGGCATTCCTGAACTCCTACGGCGATAAAGGTAAATTCAATCTTAATGCGGAGTACGATCTGGACAACTATAATTATTATGGAATTTATGCCTTACAGCCTTCTGCGGATGTGGACCTGAAGCAAAAAGTCAATCAGTTTAAGGTGAACGGATACTATGATTTTTATTCCAATGAGATCCTTAATGACGTACGGGTAAAATCATCCTTCGTAAAAGACCATTTCGATGCTCAGGAAAACCAGGTTTCTATTCTGGCTAATTTCTCAAAGCACGCAGTGGAGCTGGGTAAATCCGGCATTGTGATGAATGCGGACCTTGGGGTAGGCCTGGAAACCGTAAAGACGGATTTTGCTATCAGGGATAAAAATTCATCCAGCTTTTTCAACACGAACCTGACACCGAAATTAACGTTCAGAAAAGGCGAATCCTATCTGATGCTAGGTTCATCATTTACCTTCCTGAATGCCAAGAACAATAATGCCCTTATGGCTGAACAGATGAAGAATAACAAAGCCTACTGGTTCCCGCAGGCTGAATTCCAGCTGGCTGCAGCCCAGGAGTTCAAGTTTTACGGTGGAGTAGACGGCGGCCTGAAGCTCAATACCTATTCAGACCTTTTGCAGCAGAATCCTTTTATTCTTTCTGACCAGTATCTGAGGCCTACGGAAACCCAGTACCATTTCTATGCAGGTTTAAGAGGGGATTTTGATGAAACGGTAAAATACGATTTCTCCGCAGGCTACGGAAAAATAAGAAATATGATGTTCTTCCAGGCTAACGGGCTGTTCGATAATGATTATACCCTGAACCGTTCAGCATACAATTTTGCCAATACTTTTTCGGCTGTTTATGACGACGGAAATGTGAGTGATATTAAGGGAAGCGTACAGTATTTTCCGCTGGCCAACCTGAGTTTAGACGGAGAAATCCGATTTCAGAAGTACGATCTGAAAAATTATGAAGATATTTATAACGTTCCTTTGCTTACCGCAAGCATAGGAGCCAAGTATACCATGCTGGATAAAAAACTCTTATTAGGCTTCAAAGGAATTTTCGCAAGTGACAGAACCACAAATTCTTATGCCATAGAAGCGGTTCAGACTCCAGCGGCACCTTCCGGGATGATCTTCAGGTCTACGGAAGACCGGAATGATAAAGTTGGCGGTTATGCTGATTTAAATCTTTCCGCAGAGTATAAAATTCACAAAAATTTTAGTATTTTTGCACTCGGAAATAATCTTCTGAGCTCAAAGTACCAGACGTACAAAGGCTATAAAGTTTTAGGTGCACAGGTACTGGGAGGGGTGAAGATTACATTCTAG